A DNA window from Choristoneura fumiferana chromosome 24, NRCan_CFum_1, whole genome shotgun sequence contains the following coding sequences:
- the LOC141441645 gene encoding uncharacterized protein has translation MAFTKLLIVIAVLAVGAHANNEWPAFQPIRMPVPPTPPFLPFAPFSPFGPGFGQFPKFPSFPQIPLPVVPTPDQIKNVNPGQGQIFNGVAVQSSSGMVQDKDGKWVRAGGTSVLSNDNGKVLEFKQGEAPPDLQVPIRAPTVSQPW, from the exons ATGGCGTTCACAAAACTTTTAATCGTAATTGCAGTTTTGGCTGTCGGCGCACACG CCAACAACGAATGGCCTGC ATTCCAACCAATCAGG ATGCCTGTGCCCCCTACGCCACCATTCCTTCCTTTCGCTCCATTCTCTCCTTTCGGCCCTGGGTTCGGACAGTTTCCCAAGTTCCCTAGCTTTCCGCAAATCCCACTACCTGTAGTTCCTACTCCAGACCAGATTAAGAACGTGAATCCAGGACAGGGACAAATATTCAATGGTGTGGCGGTTCAGTCCAGCAGCGGTATGGTTCAGGACAAAGACGGCAAGTGGGTTAGAGCCGGAGGCACTTCCGTGCTATCAAACGACAATGGAAAGGTTCTGGAATTCAAAC AGGGAGAAGCACCACCTGACCTCCAAGTACCCATTAG AGCTCCGACGGTAAGCCAGCCGTGGTGA